A single genomic interval of Chlamydia sp. harbors:
- the tarP gene encoding type III secretion system actin-recruiting effector Tarp: MTNSISGSGFQPITTPTTTTTGATGSLGTSSVSTSAGANVTQTATTTSTVSTPIIQTSGESTISHLNNPTPTTVTVTTSSSSTEATATSTKTSNVVNHRASSSEDSPQTTSTESEASVSSDYQTAESGPDGIEDGGRSNTTEISKEAPKAGNTQGNSESSPLNQLQSQSYTIGGPRNENVISPGPEGLPNMSLPTYNPADKNSILSFLSNPNVKSKIVENSGHLVFIDTARSSFIFIPNGKWEQVCSMKVQNGKTKEDLDIKNLENMCAKFCTGFNKFSSDWSNRVDPLVSNKAGLVSGGNVPEKIIINNKFKTCVAYGPWNNREAGNDYTPSAWRRGHQVDFGKIFEQQNPFNKINWGASSDGNANDGISFSNETPGATMSDGYSSGPNQPIINVNVNVGGTNVSIGDTNVSTSGTGTTSSTDTSTDTNDLDSVDRDDSPLEETLVTSHEELPSNDDVAGPSEDATEIKETDYETDADSGIGEDLSDTDSTIDSNDGSPFTPDILKAVRKHLDTVYPGENGGSTDGVLHANQTLGNVINDMETKGSAQDTIVSSGDNAGSTEGVSESDSSNETSSTDDVSDTDSSVGEANNTSPGTDSSKIGSKNSTEGGDGGPSGPDILKAVRKHLDTVYPGENGGSTDGVLHANQTLGNVINDIETKGHAENTIVSSRYRSSFSGDGVNNTNLLSGLGKLLPTPPPKPTTTTPRTTNHAATSTLTSGRGGNTPSSGGGGGNQMPGGTLEELLPKLRAHLDQSFDKQGFLVSQNGGPNLGGLIKDFRARTGSGGIIAFIGNVPGRKEISTPLSSQGSGPTQADLYNAAQGVSMAMQDLLQEAGHQEGKITTTSNPVSMTASSSTVAGNRQDPARPLGQGGNKTNIFQSTLKTTQALGKLLENIE, from the coding sequence ATGACGAATTCTATATCCGGTTCCGGGTTTCAACCCATTACTACACCCACTACCACAACAACCGGTGCAACTGGATCTTTAGGCACGTCTTCTGTGTCCACATCAGCAGGAGCTAACGTCACACAAACAGCAACAACAACATCTACAGTTTCTACTCCTATTATCCAAACGAGCGGCGAAAGCACAATCTCTCATCTGAATAACCCTACCCCTACAACAGTTACAGTAACAACCTCTTCTTCTTCCACGGAAGCTACAGCGACATCAACTAAAACCTCTAATGTAGTTAATCATCGAGCATCTTCCTCAGAAGATTCTCCGCAAACAACCTCTACAGAATCGGAGGCAAGCGTTTCCAGCGATTATCAAACCGCTGAATCCGGCCCTGACGGTATTGAGGATGGTGGCAGGTCTAATACAACCGAAATATCTAAAGAAGCTCCAAAAGCAGGAAATACTCAAGGAAACAGTGAATCATCTCCTCTTAACCAATTGCAATCTCAGTCTTATACAATTGGAGGCCCTCGTAACGAAAACGTGATTTCCCCTGGGCCTGAGGGACTACCAAATATGTCTCTTCCGACTTACAATCCTGCAGACAAAAATTCTATCTTAAGCTTCCTTTCCAATCCTAACGTTAAATCGAAAATAGTCGAAAACTCCGGACATTTAGTCTTTATAGATACAGCCAGAAGTAGTTTCATTTTCATTCCCAATGGAAAATGGGAACAAGTTTGTTCCATGAAGGTCCAAAATGGAAAAACTAAAGAGGACCTAGATATCAAAAATCTTGAGAATATGTGCGCAAAATTCTGCACAGGATTCAATAAATTCTCTTCTGACTGGAGCAATCGTGTGGATCCTTTGGTCTCAAATAAGGCGGGATTAGTAAGCGGTGGGAATGTTCCAGAAAAAATTATCATTAACAATAAATTTAAAACATGTGTAGCCTACGGGCCTTGGAACAACAGAGAAGCCGGTAACGATTATACTCCTTCTGCTTGGAGACGTGGACATCAAGTAGATTTCGGAAAGATCTTTGAACAGCAAAATCCATTTAACAAAATCAATTGGGGAGCTTCCTCAGACGGAAACGCTAATGATGGGATCTCATTCTCTAATGAGACACCTGGTGCTACAATGTCCGACGGCTATTCATCCGGACCTAATCAACCTATCATCAATGTCAACGTTAACGTTGGAGGAACTAACGTTTCCATTGGAGATACCAATGTATCTACTTCAGGTACAGGAACAACTTCTAGCACCGATACATCTACAGATACAAATGATTTAGATAGCGTTGACAGAGATGACTCACCTTTAGAGGAGACCTTAGTTACATCTCATGAAGAATTGCCTTCTAATGATGATGTTGCAGGACCCTCAGAAGATGCAACAGAAATAAAAGAAACTGATTATGAGACAGATGCAGACTCTGGAATCGGAGAAGATCTATCTGATACAGACTCTACAATAGACTCTAACGATGGCAGTCCTTTCACTCCAGACATTCTCAAAGCTGTACGTAAACATCTAGACACTGTTTATCCAGGCGAAAATGGTGGCTCTACAGATGGTGTTCTCCATGCTAACCAAACGCTTGGTAATGTTATTAATGATATGGAAACTAAAGGTTCCGCTCAGGATACTATCGTTTCTTCCGGAGATAACGCAGGATCTACTGAAGGCGTTTCAGAATCAGACTCCTCTAATGAAACAAGCTCTACAGATGATGTATCTGACACAGATTCCTCTGTTGGAGAAGCTAACAACACATCTCCAGGTACCGATTCTTCGAAAATTGGTAGTAAAAACTCTACAGAAGGCGGTGACGGAGGGCCCTCTGGACCGGACATTCTCAAAGCTGTACGTAAACATCTAGACACTGTTTATCCAGGCGAAAATGGTGGCTCTACAGATGGTGTTCTCCATGCTAACCAAACGCTTGGCAATGTTATTAATGATATAGAAACGAAAGGACATGCTGAGAACACTATAGTATCCTCCCGCTATCGATCAAGCTTCTCAGGAGACGGAGTTAATAACACAAATTTGTTATCTGGGCTAGGAAAGCTTCTTCCCACACCTCCTCCTAAACCCACAACGACAACGCCAAGAACGACTAATCACGCAGCAACCTCAACCTTAACAAGTGGGAGAGGAGGGAATACTCCTTCAAGTGGAGGAGGAGGTGGAAACCAAATGCCTGGAGGCACATTAGAGGAGTTACTCCCTAAATTACGTGCGCACCTCGACCAATCATTTGACAAACAAGGTTTCCTTGTTTCACAAAACGGTGGTCCTAACCTCGGTGGCCTTATAAAAGATTTTCGCGCTAGAACAGGATCAGGAGGTATTATTGCTTTTATTGGTAATGTTCCTGGAAGGAAAGAGATTTCTACTCCTTTAAGTAGTCAAGGGAGCGGCCCCACTCAAGCAGATCTCTATAATGCGGCACAAGGCGTTTCCATGGCCATGCAGGATTTGTTACAAGAAGCTGGCCATCAAGAAGGGAAGATAACAACAACATCAAATCCTGTAAGCATGACCGCCTCTTCTTCTACAGTAGCAGGGAATAGACAAGACCCAGCAAGACCTTTGGGCCAGGGAGGAAACAAGACCAATATCTTTCAATCTACACTTAAAACAACTCAAGCTCTTGGAAAATTATTGGAGAATATTGAGTAG
- the murA gene encoding UDP-N-acetylglucosamine 1-carboxyvinyltransferase, whose product MPAIKVFGETVLRGSVKVSGAKNATTKLLVASLLSNKRTILKNVPNIEDVRQTVELCRALGAIIDWDHEAQVIEIYTPRILLSKVPSQFSCVNRIPILLLGALLRRCPYGIFVPMLGGDAIGPRTLHFHLEGLKKLGAEIKVSEEGYWAAAPDGLVGAHIVLPYPSVGATENLILASVCAQGRTMIKNAALELEILDLIVFLQKAGVEITTDNDRTIEVFGCQDFYSVEHSIIPDKIEAASFGMAAVVSQGRVFVEDARHEHMIPFLKALRSIGGGFSVRENGIEFFYNKPLKGGVLLETDVHPGFITDWQQPFAVLLSQAQGCSVIHETVHENRLGYLNGLVKMGAHCDLFHECLSAKSCRYSTGNHPHSAVIHGPTPLKGVDLVIPDLRAGFAYVMAALITTEGSVSRIENTRMLDRGYTDWKGKLERLGAKILTEKEECV is encoded by the coding sequence ATGCCTGCTATCAAGGTTTTTGGAGAGACAGTTTTACGGGGATCTGTAAAAGTATCAGGAGCAAAAAATGCTACAACTAAACTACTTGTTGCTTCTTTGCTTTCTAATAAACGCACAATTTTGAAAAATGTTCCCAATATTGAAGATGTTCGACAAACTGTTGAGTTGTGCCGAGCTTTAGGGGCTATTATAGATTGGGATCACGAAGCACAAGTGATTGAAATTTATACGCCGCGCATTTTGCTATCGAAGGTTCCTTCACAGTTTTCTTGTGTAAACCGGATCCCTATTTTACTGTTAGGGGCTTTGTTACGTCGTTGTCCTTATGGAATCTTTGTTCCTATGCTGGGAGGAGATGCTATAGGTCCACGCACGTTGCATTTTCATCTAGAGGGGCTTAAGAAGCTTGGAGCTGAAATTAAGGTCAGTGAAGAAGGGTATTGGGCGGCAGCTCCAGATGGTCTTGTTGGAGCTCACATTGTCCTTCCTTATCCCTCTGTAGGAGCTACAGAAAACCTTATTCTTGCGTCTGTTTGTGCTCAAGGGAGAACGATGATTAAAAATGCTGCCCTTGAATTAGAAATTCTCGATTTAATTGTGTTCTTACAAAAAGCTGGAGTAGAAATCACTACGGATAATGATAGGACGATTGAAGTCTTTGGGTGCCAAGATTTTTATTCGGTTGAGCATTCTATCATCCCTGATAAAATTGAAGCTGCCTCGTTTGGTATGGCTGCCGTTGTTTCTCAAGGAAGAGTTTTTGTAGAAGATGCCCGCCATGAGCATATGATCCCGTTCTTAAAAGCTTTAAGGTCCATTGGTGGGGGATTCTCTGTTCGTGAGAATGGGATTGAGTTTTTTTATAATAAACCCTTGAAAGGAGGAGTTCTTTTAGAAACGGATGTGCATCCTGGGTTTATTACAGATTGGCAGCAACCATTTGCTGTTTTACTTTCTCAAGCTCAAGGATGTTCTGTTATCCACGAAACGGTTCATGAGAATAGGTTAGGTTACTTGAATGGCTTAGTTAAAATGGGGGCTCATTGTGACCTATTTCATGAGTGTTTGAGTGCTAAGTCTTGTCGATATTCTACAGGAAATCATCCGCACAGTGCGGTGATTCACGGTCCTACTCCCTTAAAAGGAGTAGACTTGGTCATCCCTGACTTGCGTGCAGGATTTGCCTACGTAATGGCAGCCCTCATCACTACTGAAGGCAGTGTCTCTCGGATTGAAAATACAAGAATGTTAGACCGAGGATACACTGACTGGAAAGGGAAGTTAGAAAGATTAGGAGCTAAAATACTTACAGAGAAAGAAGAATGTGTCTGA
- the argS gene encoding arginine--tRNA ligase, whose translation MTTLLSFLTSLCSSAIHQAFPELEELTLDITPSTKDHFGHYQCNDAMKLARVLHRSPRTIAENIVSQIPEAPFSSIEIAGAGFINFTFSKEFLVDRLQLFSQELANGFRVSSPQKVVIDFSSPNIAKDMHVGHLRSTIIGDCLARCFAFVGHDVLRLNHIGDWGTAFGMLITYLQETTQAEIHQLEDLTELYKKAHRRFAEDPEFKKRSQHNVVALQSGDSQALSLWKQICDVSEKSFQTIYTLLDVELYTRGESFYNPFLAEVVSDLESKNLVTISDGAKCVFHETFSIPLMIQKSDGGYNYATTDVAAMRYRVQQDQADRILIVTDSGQSLHFQLLEATCLAAGYLPSKGIFSHVGFGLVLDAQGRKFKTRSGENIKLKELLDTAIEKAKESLKTHRPEISEEELAYQGPILGINAIKYADLSSHRINDYVFSFEKMLCFEGNTAMSLLYAYVRIQGIKRRMKLDALPEKGPLSIQEPSEEALALALLRFPEVLDLTLRELCPHFLTDYLYMLTNKFNAFFRDCHIEGSTYEQERLNLCGLTEKTLSTGMHLLGLKTLNHL comes from the coding sequence ATGACAACACTTCTCTCTTTTCTAACCTCGCTATGTTCCTCAGCGATTCACCAAGCTTTCCCTGAATTGGAGGAACTTACTCTTGATATTACCCCATCTACTAAAGATCATTTTGGGCATTATCAGTGTAATGATGCCATGAAACTTGCGCGCGTGTTACATCGATCCCCTCGTACAATTGCTGAAAACATCGTTTCTCAAATTCCTGAAGCCCCTTTTTCTTCTATAGAAATTGCTGGGGCTGGGTTTATCAATTTTACCTTTTCTAAAGAATTCCTAGTTGATCGACTCCAGCTCTTTTCTCAAGAATTAGCCAATGGATTTCGTGTTTCTTCCCCTCAAAAAGTCGTTATTGATTTCTCTTCTCCCAATATTGCTAAAGATATGCACGTAGGGCATCTTCGTTCTACAATCATAGGAGACTGCCTAGCCCGCTGTTTTGCTTTTGTCGGCCATGACGTCCTTCGCTTGAATCATATTGGGGATTGGGGAACTGCTTTCGGTATGCTCATCACTTACCTACAAGAGACTACACAAGCAGAGATTCATCAGCTAGAAGATCTCACAGAATTATACAAAAAAGCTCATAGACGCTTTGCTGAAGATCCTGAATTTAAAAAACGCTCCCAACACAATGTTGTTGCCTTACAGTCTGGAGACTCTCAAGCGCTTTCATTGTGGAAACAAATCTGTGATGTTTCAGAAAAATCTTTTCAAACGATTTATACCCTATTAGATGTAGAACTTTATACTCGTGGAGAATCTTTCTATAATCCTTTTTTAGCAGAAGTTGTCTCCGACCTTGAATCTAAAAATCTTGTGACCATTTCTGATGGTGCAAAATGTGTTTTTCATGAAACCTTCTCTATCCCTTTAATGATTCAAAAAAGTGATGGCGGATACAATTATGCAACCACAGATGTTGCCGCTATGCGCTATCGAGTACAACAAGATCAAGCTGATAGAATTCTCATCGTTACGGACTCCGGTCAATCCCTACACTTCCAGTTATTAGAAGCAACCTGTTTAGCCGCAGGCTATCTTCCTAGTAAAGGAATTTTTTCACATGTAGGATTTGGACTAGTCTTGGATGCCCAAGGGAGAAAGTTCAAAACACGGTCGGGAGAAAATATCAAACTCAAAGAATTGTTAGATACAGCTATTGAAAAAGCCAAAGAATCTTTAAAAACGCATCGTCCGGAAATTTCAGAAGAAGAGCTGGCTTATCAGGGCCCTATCCTTGGCATCAACGCAATTAAATACGCGGATCTTTCTTCTCATAGGATCAATGATTATGTGTTCTCTTTTGAGAAAATGTTGTGCTTTGAAGGGAATACAGCTATGTCTCTTCTGTATGCCTACGTGCGTATTCAAGGAATTAAACGCAGAATGAAGCTAGATGCTCTCCCAGAAAAAGGACCACTATCTATTCAAGAACCGTCGGAAGAAGCTTTGGCCCTGGCATTATTACGCTTCCCTGAAGTGTTAGACCTAACCCTAAGAGAACTTTGTCCTCATTTTCTGACTGATTATCTCTATATGCTGACGAATAAATTTAATGCATTCTTCCGAGATTGTCACATCGAGGGGTCTACCTATGAGCAAGAACGCCTGAATCTATGTGGACTTACGGAAAAAACCTTGTCAACAGGTATGCATCTGTTAGGGCTAAAAACTTTGAACCATCTGTAA
- a CDS encoding lysophospholipid acyltransferase family protein → MIFTIAKSIVRLLFSLFYRRKILRSKASAVVKGAAIIAANHVSFLDPLVVPLSFPGKVYHLAKSGLFANAFTNWLFRELGCYPINRNAGNAAAFKTALSIFSHKDKLVIYPEGTRHADGELHQGKLGVGLLAIKGRVPVIPVYVAGTLEAFGRNHKFPRFWKTLTTVIGTPISFQDLIDNPAIDKKEAYQLATDRIMAKITELRTWFQQGCIGEIP, encoded by the coding sequence ATGATTTTTACTATTGCAAAGAGCATTGTTCGCCTACTATTTTCTCTGTTTTACAGAAGAAAAATATTGAGATCGAAAGCTAGTGCTGTCGTGAAAGGGGCTGCTATTATTGCAGCTAATCATGTTTCCTTTTTAGACCCCTTAGTAGTGCCCCTTTCCTTCCCTGGTAAGGTTTATCATTTGGCTAAATCTGGATTGTTTGCCAATGCTTTCACTAATTGGCTTTTCCGCGAATTGGGCTGCTATCCAATCAATAGAAATGCAGGAAATGCTGCGGCCTTTAAAACTGCTTTAAGTATCTTTTCACATAAAGATAAGCTCGTTATTTACCCAGAAGGAACTCGCCACGCTGATGGAGAATTGCACCAAGGAAAGTTAGGCGTAGGTTTACTCGCTATCAAAGGTCGCGTTCCTGTTATCCCTGTCTATGTTGCGGGAACTCTTGAAGCTTTCGGAAGGAACCATAAATTCCCTAGATTTTGGAAGACTTTAACTACAGTGATAGGCACGCCTATTTCATTCCAAGATCTCATTGACAACCCAGCTATTGATAAAAAAGAGGCTTATCAACTGGCGACTGACCGCATCATGGCTAAAATCACGGAGCTTCGTACCTGGTTCCAACAAGGATGTATTGGAGAAATCCCCTAG
- the cmk gene encoding (d)CMP kinase has protein sequence MIVTIDGPSGTGKSTLAKALAHALHFNYCNTGVMYRTLAYARLQPNWQNIPLKDFLASPPFSFSFSKNSPLQAFYEDRLLTSELTTQEVANFASLFSKEPQVRTYMQTLQKKYAEVGSCVFEGRDMGSKVFPSAEIKIFLTAKPEVRAQRRLKDLPEGFLSQEALTAELIARDEADQQRELDPLVIPQDAIVIDSSDLTISQILEKILPLIRSRLT, from the coding sequence ATGATTGTAACTATAGATGGTCCTTCAGGGACAGGGAAAAGTACGTTAGCAAAAGCATTAGCCCATGCGTTACATTTTAACTATTGCAATACGGGAGTCATGTATCGCACTCTAGCTTATGCTCGTCTGCAACCTAACTGGCAAAATATCCCTTTAAAAGATTTTCTTGCTTCTCCTCCTTTTTCTTTCTCTTTTTCCAAAAACTCTCCTTTACAAGCCTTCTATGAAGATCGCCTCTTAACTTCTGAATTAACAACTCAAGAAGTAGCCAATTTTGCATCCCTTTTCTCTAAAGAGCCCCAAGTCCGCACCTACATGCAGACTCTACAAAAAAAATATGCTGAAGTAGGAAGTTGTGTATTCGAAGGCCGTGATATGGGATCGAAGGTATTCCCTAGCGCCGAAATCAAAATTTTCTTAACAGCCAAACCAGAAGTTCGTGCACAACGACGTCTAAAAGACCTTCCCGAAGGTTTTTTATCTCAAGAAGCCTTGACAGCAGAACTCATAGCACGTGACGAAGCCGATCAACAAAGAGAGCTTGATCCTCTTGTAATCCCACAAGATGCCATAGTTATCGACTCTTCTGATTTGACAATAAGCCAAATTCTAGAGAAAATCTTACCTTTGATACGCTCCCGTTTAACATGA
- a CDS encoding phosphatidate cytidylyltransferase: MFDSDQNSIFQSDFCQRLVVHSILLIFLVILLCTSLYPSSAFIVGLLSSSCAAIGTYEMASMTRMKFPFSFTRYSAMGSAIFIALTCLTTRCKMLLPNHVDLIPWFFLFLWTIRLIFKSRYYKLGPIGSTGLALFCMLYVSVPIRLFIHILYGFVHTDTPFIGIWWAIFLIATTKSSDIFGYFFGKAFGKRRIAPVISPNKTVIGFIAGCMGSILVSLLFYSHLPKAFADQIAMPWILVALGVVLGISGFFGDIIESIFKRDAQIKNSSDLESIGGMLDVLDSLLLATPIVYAILLITQHGIFLG; this comes from the coding sequence ATGTTTGATTCGGATCAAAACTCCATTTTTCAGAGCGATTTTTGTCAGCGCTTAGTCGTCCACTCTATTTTGCTCATTTTCCTTGTGATTCTTCTTTGTACGTCTTTGTATCCTAGCTCAGCTTTCATCGTAGGTCTTCTTTCATCATCCTGTGCAGCTATTGGCACTTATGAAATGGCTTCTATGACAAGAATGAAATTCCCCTTTTCTTTTACTCGATATAGTGCCATGGGCTCTGCCATTTTCATTGCTCTAACTTGCCTCACAACTCGTTGCAAAATGCTTCTTCCGAACCATGTTGACTTAATCCCCTGGTTTTTCCTATTCCTCTGGACTATTCGCCTTATATTCAAAAGTCGCTATTACAAACTCGGCCCTATAGGATCTACTGGCTTAGCCTTGTTCTGCATGCTTTATGTATCTGTGCCCATCCGTTTGTTTATTCATATCCTTTACGGATTCGTTCATACTGACACCCCTTTTATAGGAATTTGGTGGGCTATTTTCCTTATCGCTACAACAAAAAGTTCAGACATTTTTGGGTATTTTTTTGGGAAAGCTTTTGGAAAAAGACGGATCGCGCCAGTAATTAGTCCAAACAAAACTGTTATTGGCTTCATTGCAGGGTGTATGGGTTCTATCCTAGTTAGTCTACTTTTCTATTCTCATCTTCCCAAAGCTTTCGCAGATCAAATTGCTATGCCTTGGATCCTAGTCGCCTTGGGTGTTGTGCTAGGAATTAGTGGTTTTTTTGGGGATATTATTGAGTCAATATTCAAACGCGACGCACAAATAAAAAACAGTAGTGATTTGGAATCCATCGGGGGAATGTTAGATGTTTTAGATTCCCTACTTCTTGCAACTCCAATTGTTTACGCCATCCTTCTTATTACTCAACATGGAATATTTTTAGGATGA
- a CDS encoding isoprenyl transferase, producing the protein MSLALEQASPLQENFPQRTSLPKHIAIIMDGNRRWQKKHEQFCKQHAISGHRRGADSIPQIVDTALHLGLEVLTLFAFSTENFSRSKSEVTELFSLFNSQLRSQLSFLHQREIRLRCIGNLSKLPKELQSNIKKAAAATAHYSRMELIFAINYGSKDELVRAFKELHQDLTNKKISVNEISEDLISSYLDTSGIPDPDLLIRTGGEMRVSNFLLWQIAYTELYVTDVLWPDFTANDLLEAIKTYQQRSRRGGK; encoded by the coding sequence ATGTCTCTAGCTTTAGAACAGGCGAGCCCGCTTCAAGAGAATTTCCCCCAGAGAACCTCTCTCCCTAAACATATCGCCATTATCATGGATGGAAATCGCCGCTGGCAAAAAAAACATGAACAGTTTTGTAAGCAACACGCTATATCCGGTCACCGTCGGGGCGCTGATAGCATACCGCAAATTGTTGACACAGCCCTACATTTGGGATTAGAAGTTCTTACATTGTTCGCTTTTTCTACTGAAAATTTTTCTAGATCGAAGTCCGAAGTAACAGAATTATTTTCTTTATTTAACTCGCAGTTACGTAGTCAGCTCTCTTTTTTACATCAACGAGAGATTCGCTTACGCTGCATTGGAAACTTATCTAAACTTCCTAAAGAATTACAAAGCAATATTAAGAAAGCTGCTGCTGCAACAGCTCATTATTCCCGTATGGAATTGATTTTTGCAATCAACTATGGAAGTAAAGATGAATTGGTTCGTGCATTCAAAGAATTACATCAGGATCTTACTAATAAAAAGATCTCAGTGAATGAAATTTCTGAAGATCTTATTAGCTCTTACTTAGATACATCCGGCATTCCCGACCCAGATTTGCTTATTCGTACAGGGGGTGAAATGCGTGTCAGTAATTTTCTCTTATGGCAAATAGCTTATACGGAACTTTATGTGACTGATGTGTTATGGCCTGATTTTACGGCTAATGACTTGCTAGAAGCTATCAAAACATACCAACAACGCTCAAGACGCGGAGGTAAATAG